TGGAACACTAAGGTTATGTGTTAGAGGTAAAAGTTGGATGTAAAGATTAACAGTAGTTTTATTTTTTATTTGTTTTGCTATTATATTTATCAAAGACAGTTTTTGTACTCAGAAATAAAGCTTAAATAGTATAAGCTACATAATTGAAGTAGGCTTTTTTTTTGTATATAGTTAAAAATTGTTCACCAATTTTTTTTTATGGCTCCACTGGAAACAATAGGGTTCCTCTCTTTTATAAACCTTCCACTGGAAATAAAGGGGTCTCACATTTTAAGTTCCATTTGAAATTCACAATTAGATGTATCTTTTTTCTCATTAAATTTTGATAAAGGTGCTAAGCACTGTTTTTTCTCCATAACTTTATTTTTATAAATGCTTGCAATGGAAACAAAGGGGTTATCACCATAAGGATTAATAACCCTAATTTCCAATGTAGCGAATGGAAGAAAAGGATGAAATAAAGACTTCAGTTAGTTATAGTAGATTTTCTTTATTCAAGGGTACTGAATTACAGAAGAGTTTATTTTTTCTTCTTTTAGTTCCCTTTACAATACATTTATCTGAAATGGTACCTTTACAGGCTATTTCACGTTGGTGAGTTAAGTCCAAGGTCTTCAGTGGTAGGATGGTAGTCAATATGCAAAATAAAGCTTTAGATGGTCTTTTTCAGGAATTACTTGCAACTGAACCTATTTTTAACAATAAGGAGGTTTTAAGGCCAACATATACTCCTGATACCTTAGTGCATAGAGATGAGCAAATAAACAGTCTTGCAACTATATTGGTTTCAGCTTTAAGAGGTGACACTCCTTCTAATATTCTTATCTACGGCAAAACAGGAACTGGAAAAACAGCTGCTTCCAGGCATGTGGGAAGAGAGCTGGAAAGAATAGGTGAACAACTTAATGTTCAGTGTAGTGTAGTTTATGTTAATTGTGAAGTGATCGATACTCAATACAGGTTGCTTGCTAATCTGGCAAGACAGTTTGGAGAAGATGTACCAATGACCGGTTGGCCTACTGATCAGGTATTTGCAAAATTTAAAGAGGTTATAGACTCAAAAAAGCAAGTAATTGTTGTAATTCTTGATGAAATTGATAAGCTTGTTAAAAAGGGAGATGATGTACTTTATAATCTATCCAGAGCAAATTCAGATCTCAAACAGGCTAAGGTTAGCATGATCGGAGTCTCTAACGACCTTAAATTCACTGAATTTTTAGATCCACGAGTAAAAAGCTCTCTTGGAGAAGAAGAAATCATTTTCCCACCTTATGATGCAGATCAGATCAGTGACATCTTGATGGAAAGAGCAGAAATTGCTTATAAAAATGGAGTTTTGGAAGAAAGTGTCATCCCTTTATGTGCAGCTTTTGCGGCTCAGGAGCATGGTGATGCAAGGCGTGCATTGGATCTATTAAGGGTTGCAGGAGAACTTGCTGAACGCGAAAAGAAACCGCATGTACAGGAAGAGCATGTTAGAAGGGCTCAGGATAAAATAGAAGTTGATCGTGTTATTGAAGTAGTAAAGACCCTTCCCACTCAATCAAAACTTGCACTTTGTGCAGTCATAAATTTGAGAAACAACGGATATAAGAACGTTACCACTGGAGAAGTGTACAATGTTTACCGTCAACTTTGTATTAATGTAGACATGGACATTCTAACCCAGAGGCGCGTGACCGATCTGATGTCAGAACTGGACATGCTTGGTATAGTAAATGCTCTTGTTGTGAGTAAGGGTAGATATGGAAGAACAAAAGAAATAGTTTTGAGTGTCCCCGTTTCCAGTACACAGCGCGTACTTTTTGAGGATTACAGACTGAAGCCACTTGAGGACTTCAAACCTGTAATTACCACTCAAATGCACTTATGATGCTGTTTTCTGATAAAGTCCATATCAGAAAGGCAACATCAGCCTTATCTTCCCTATATATGGTATTCGATATCTGGCAATTCCTATGATCCACTCTTCTTTTACCGGTGTAAGATAGCTTATTTGTCCCTGCTGATCATATATCATATTAGTTTGCTCATTATCCCCTTTAGTGATATAACCATCATGAGGGGCAACTGGCCCTCCTTTCCACATTGGTTCACCTGCTTTAACAAAGTACATCGCTCTATGTATAATAGGTATAACCTCTTCTCTGCCGTAAGGCCGGTATAATATAACATCCCCTTTATCCTTAAATGATACATAATCAGTGGATGCATCATCTTTGGTTATTACAGATGTTCTTTCTATATTTTGGATAAAAATTATATCTCCTATATTCATATGTGGTTCCATACTACCGGATTCCACAGCTACCATTGGTGTCCACATCCCGAATATCAGGTATGAAATTGTTGAAAATAAAAGCACAGCTGCAGCTACAGAAGTTATGTCTCTGGCAAGGGAAATATAAAAGTTCTCGCTTTCTCTAAAAGTTTTAATACCTTCCTTTAAATCCATTCTTTCACCGGATGCTTTTAGATAAAAATGATATAATAGTTTCCTCCTTTCCATTACAACTATATAACAACATAGCATATAGAATACATCGCTCTCCTTGGAGTGCCAGAGGATTGAAAATCTGTGATCAAAATATTTCGCTATTCATAACGCTGATCCTCTATGAATCAGATCGAAGTGATTACCGTTTTCCTAGAAGAAGGATATCAGATAAGCCCGAATGCTGTGGAATTGATATGTTGTCATTGTAACCCACGCAGTCTTCTGGACGATGTCCTGCAGAACATGGACCCTTCTGTGTTAGTAGTGGATATTGAGCATATTAATGAGTGCATTAATGAAAGAGATATTCAAAAAAAATATGAAGTGCCTGTAAAAGCTCCTTTTTCTAAAAGCAGCAATATTATTCCTGCACAAGTAAACCCTATGGTTTCCACTCTTACCTGTCCTCAGTCTTACAATCCTGTTGATGTTTTATTGGACATTACTGATAATTCAACATGTGTAGGCGAATATATGGAATTTGTCCAGTTTTTCAGGAATAGATATAGCAGATTAAGTGAAATGATAAGGGGCAGGTTAAATTCAAGACCTATAGAAAGTCTGAACAAATACCGTAATAAAAAAGGCGGTCGTCGCGAGGGCATGGATAAGGATATGAATGAAGTTTCCATCATTGGTATGATCTCAGACATTAAGAGTACAAGTAATGGTCATAAAATGGTAGAACTTGAGGATACTACGGGTTCTATCTCAGTGCTGATAAGAATGGCTGATAAAGAGCTATTTGAGCTTGCCAGTTGCTTTGTACTGGATGAAGTTGTGGGTATTACTGGTGCTCTTACTAACGATGGTAAACTGCTTATAGCTAAAAAGATCACGATTCCAGACTTACCTAATACTCTGGGTGAAAGAAAAAGATCATACGGCAAAGCTGTCCTCACCTCTGATGTTCATGTAGGTAGTTCTACATTTTTAGAAGAAGAATGGTATCGTTTTATTGATTTTCTCAAAGGTGATACTGACAATGAAGTGATGGCTGAGTTGTCCACGGAGGTACGTTATCTTGTTGTGGCTGGAGATCTTGTAGATGGAGTAGGTATTTATCCGGGACAGGAGATGGAATTAAATATACCGGATGTATATGAACAGTATAAAAAAACTGCAGAATATTTTAGTGAAATACCAAAGCACATTAAAGTTATAATATCTCCTGGTAATCATGATGCTGTGAGACAAGCAGAACCACAGCCCATGCTGCCGGAAAACATACGGGCAGATTTCTCTGAAAATGTATTATTTGTGGGTAATCCCTCTGTTGTTGATCTTGATGGTGTCAAACTTATGATATATCATGGTAGGTCTATTGACGATCTGGTAGCCTCCATACCTGGTGTATCCTATCAGGAACCCACAAAGGCAATGGTGGAAATGATGAAAAGAAGACATCTTTCTCCCATTTATGGCAGCCGGGTATCTATAGCTCCTGAAAAACAGGATCATTTTGTTATTAGCCAGGTGCCAGATATACTGCATTGTGGTCATGTTCACACAGTGGGTGTGGAATGGTACAAGAATGTTCTATTGGTTAATTCGGGTACATGGCAGTCCCAGACCGAGTTCCAGAAAAGAGTAAATGTCGTGCCTACTCCTGCACAGGTGCCTATAGTAGACCTCAGCACTCTTAAGACCACTATCCTTAAGTTTGCTGAGTGATACTTGTAACAGTTTTTATCTAGAAATAAGATTGGCAGTTGAACAGAAAATTATAAATAGAAAATATTTACTACTCAACACCACATCCAATATAAATTTTGAAATTTTTGGTTACAGTATCAAATAAGTTTTTTTAGGTGTTTCTCTTATCTACTTCTTTTTTTCCAAAGCCCCCCATCTTAGATCTCAGAGCAAAAAATATATATTGGTGTGTCCTCAAGTCAAAGTTAAAACTTAATTGCCTGTAAATGCTTTTTGAAGGTATCTTCATGTATGTAATTGCACTAGACCTTGGTACTAGCGGTTTCAGATCGCAGCTGATAGATATAGAGACAAGAGAAACTATTAAAACTGTGATCACTATGGGTCATCCACTCCCTGGCGGGAATGTAATGGACCATCTGGATTTTGCGATCAGCACAGGCAAGGATGTAGCTCATGGATTGATAATTGAGGCTGTGAAGAAAGTACTGGAAAGATTCAATGTTGATCCATTAAGTATACAGAGAATAGCTGTTTGTGGTAATCCTATACAGTTATCCCTTTTTCAGAATAGTGAGATTCTGGACCTTGCGTATGCAGGCGAGGCCAAGCAGAAAAAACTGGGTGTTCACGATGTGAAAAGAGATGCTCGGATCTTCCCTGCCAACCAGATATTCAAAGGCATCTATGAGATGGACAACTGTGAGATAGTAGTCCCTCCTGCAATAAAACATGAGATAGGTGCTGATGCCCTTGCCATGATGATGGAAACCGATTTCATAAACCAGAATGAACCGTGTTTGGTAACAGATTATGGAACAAATGCAGAGATGGCATTAAAAGTAGGAGAGAGGATCATCACTGCAAGCGCTGCAGCTGGTCCGGCCATTGAAGGTCAGGGCATCAATTGCGGTATGCTGGCAGGTCCCGGAGCCATAAGTGATGTTAATCTTGAGGGTTCCTACTGGCGGCTCATAGTGCTCAACGAGGAGATGGAACCCATAGAAAGTGATCTTGTAGATCCAGTTTCCGGTGAAATCATTGAATCTTCTGGAATAAAGGCCAAAGGTATTACAGGAACAGGGGTTATTTCTACCATTGCTTTGGCTATCAAGGAAGGCCTGACGAAAAAGTTGCCGCATCTTCCAGAGGGAAGGATTGTTTTGGGTGATGGGATCATAATCACCGATAAGGATGTGGAAGAAGTGGGTAAGGCGATCGGTGCCATCTGGGCTGCTCACATGACTCTCATGATAGAAGCCGGTATTGAATACTCTGACTTGAAATACGTTTATATGTCGGGGGCTACGGGCACATACGTTGATGCTGAAAAGGCGAGACATTTAGGTTCTGTACCGGGTTTTATCCCTAATATTGTCCAGTTTGGCAACACTTCCATCGGTCTTGCAAGAAAGCTTGCTGTGGATCCTATAAAGTTGTGTGATGTCATATCTGTAGCAAAGAAAATACATGCCGATCATCTCATGATGGCTACAAGTGAAACATTTAAAGACATATATCTCTGTGAACTGTCTTACTGGCAACAGGGAATGCCTTTGGAGATCTATGATCAGATGCTTCAGTTATATAAAATTAAACCTTTCCCCCAAAACCTTGAAAAGGTGAATATAGAAAGACGTGTTTCAAAGGATATTGATGATGTGGGGGAAAAAGGCATAGAGATTGTAAAGGATATAGGTATCATCCTTGAGGCACCTGTGGTAAAATGTATAATGTGCCATAAATGTGAAAAAGACTGTCCTGAAGATGCTGTAATTATCATTGAAAGAGAAGGTAAGAGGTTTGCAAATATAGACAGCCAGCATTGCCTTGGTACAAGTTGTAGACGTTGTGTTACCATCTGTCCCGAACAAACAATGAACCATTCAATTTTGAAGGTGAAGCGTTAAACCTTTGCATGCTAACACTTCTAAAGGTCATAGTATATGGAACCCTCAGAACTTACTGACAGTAATAGAGCAACTTATGGCAGGTATTTTGGCATCTGTACTTCATACCATCATTCTAAAGGTTGCCTCTGTATAAAATGTCCTTCTTATCAGGAAAAAGGGATGATGTTCTGTGCCAGGAAAAATCAGCAAACGCCATCTTTAAAGGCAGGTTGTCTGTGTCTCTCATGTCATACTTATGAGAAGTTCAGACTTGAAGGAGATTATTTTTGTTTTATTCAGTAGTGAGGTAGATACTAATTGAAATTATTTAAAAAAATATTTACTGGCAACTCTACGAAGAAAGACATCAAAAAGATTCACGATGGTGCATTACAGGCTTATAAGAAGGGACATGTTCTTCTTAAGATGCAGAAGTTTGAAGAGTGTATAGCTGCTTATGATCTGGCAGAAGATTTGTGGGAAGAAGAGGTGGACATGCTTACATCTCAGGGTGATTATGAAGCTGCAAAGATATCAAAAGCAAGTGTCCTTAATAGTTTGGCTGGAAAAAGCTATGCAAATTATATGATAGGAAAATATGATAATTCTCTCGAACTCCTTGAAAAGATGTTGGATCAAGTTCCAGATGATCCTGAAAGCCTTTTTAGAAAAGGCTTTGTGCTTTATAAAACTGGGAGATACAATGAAGCTTTGTTTTGTCTTGACAGTGCATTGTCCAAATGTATGCAATTCCCTGAGGCATGGTACTGTAAAGGAAATATTTTAAGAGAGCTTGGAAATTATGAGGGTGCACTTGAAGCTTTTGAGTATTCTATTGAATGTTCGCAGCCTCTTAACTATCAGTTCCCACGGTTTACATGGATTCCTCTCACATCATCTTCTCACATTAAAATGGATAGTGCAGAAGCATGGTACTGCAAAGGTGACATATTTTTCAGACAGACTAAGTATGCAGATGCTCTAGAAGCTTTTAACAGAGCTTTGGCAATAAAACCCGGGTTTGAAGATGCTGCTAAGTTCAGGGATACAGTGCTTCATGAACTTGGAAAGAAAAGTATATCAAATTAGGAATGCTAGTTGAAAACCTATCCTTTTTTTAGTGATAGATAATTAAAAACTAATGCAGGGTCTTTACTAACCCTGCATATTTCAGGTTTTAGTTCAATACTTATGTGCTTTCGCCATTTCCACCATTGCCTGCAGGTTCACTGTGGGTGTCTTGCTGACAATACCACAACCTGGTGCAAGCAATGCGACCCCTGCATCAAGGACTTCCTTTGATTTCTCTTTGATGAACTCAGGTGTCTTGTTCCAGAGCACATTCACAGGGTCCAGGTTACCAACTATCAATGCCTTTTTGACTGCATTGACGGCTGTTGCAGGATCTACATTCTGATCGATACTGATGGCGTTCACACCACTGGATTCCATGAGTGCAAGACCAGCTGTGGTATCACCGCAGATGTGGAGTACTGTAGGCACGTTCAGCTCGTTCATGGCATCTACCAGTTTCTTGTGGAATGGTACTACGAACTTCTCATAGAACTCAGCTCCAATCAGCTGGTAACTTGCTGTTGGGTCGATAATAACCATAGTATCAGCACCGTTCTCCACCATCTTCTTTGCGTATGCAACACTGAAAGCTGTGGAGAACTCCATAAGCTTCAAGCCAAGGTTCTCATCTGTAAAGATATTCATGAACCAGTCATCACCGTTCAAATGCTGGGCAAGGGAGAAAGGACCTATCATACTGCCAATGATGGGTAATTCCTTACCGTACTTGTCTGCCAGGATCTTAATAGCCTCACAGACAACGCCTATCCTGCCGTGGTCCAGACTGTAACCTTCCAATTTAGCTATGTCATCAACGCTCTTGACCACATGGCCTACCACAGAAGGCTGTTGTTCCTGTGTACCTGCCTTGATCTGGCAGCCGAAGAACTCAGCTTCAGCAGTGATATCAAAGGGTACACGTACCGCTTCAAAACCTACAACGGTATGACCAGCTTCGCCTAAATTTGCCATGAGCTGGGCATCTTCATTGGCCTGCGGCCAGAATGCGCCACAAGCTTCCATTTGTTCTACGGTACCGGTCTGCGTGACAGAAATAGCTGCCATACGGTCTACGCTCTGCCCTGTTAAAATACGGGCAAGCCTTTCTTTAGGGGTGTAATCGGACATAATCAGTCTCCTTAAAAATTATGTTCTTTCAAAAGCTTTTCACTGTTAAAATGAAACAAGTGGCTATATACAATCCTCACAGATATGATGGTCTTTGAAAAACCAAAAGGTGAGGTGCTACTTATTATATCAGTTATGAGATTTATATAAACTAGTTCCGTTACTGTTTTTTCACTTTGATTTCTCACTTAAAGTTCATTATTCCCACTTGCAGGGTTTGCCTTCACTCTGTATCTTCGACATGACCTCTATACGTTTGAAACTTTCCCAGAGTCCGTGAACATTGCAACTTGCGACTGCAATTAGATCTGTGAGCACTGATTTTGTACCACAATCACCACACACATTGACCCCATGGATATTACATTGTTCTAACACTTTCACAGCAACAACTTCTTCAGGGATTGTTACTGTGAACTCCGCAGTGGTGCTGGTATCAGATGGTGAATAATTCACTTCTCCTAACTTTATTCCATGCATGGAGAGCTTTATCCATTCGATGTAATGAGATTGTTCCATTACATGTGGAACTGTCACCTTAACAATGAAAGGCTGTCCAGTGAGGACAAGTTCCGGTGCTTCTATCATAGGCACATGCTTCTGCTCAAGCTCTGTGAGGTGAGCTGGATCTACAGGCTTATTGATTTTTTTATCAGTCATTTGATCACCATTTTCCTGAGTTCTATATCAATAAATAAAATAAAAAGCCAGCAGAGCCGGCATTAGAACTTATAGTGTTTCACAGAGTGGTACAGTATAACCACAAAGAACACTATTATTACTCCAAGAGATGAGAAATAGGCTACAGGATCCCATACAAAGCTCATAGCTCCGCTTTCTCCCCAGCCTACAAGCACAGTTCCCTGCAAGACCACTGGTGTTACCACGCAGGTAAAAGCAACTATGAAGACAAAGAGGATGTCAAAGATCCTCATGAAAATTCCTGTTTCTCCTTCCTGTTTAACTGCTGCTGCCATCTTATACCTCCTTAATCATAGTATTCAAATTCGAACATGTGTTTCTTGATGGATTTATATACACCCACACATCCCAATGTTTCTATTCCCAGCAACAGGATTATGAACAGTACATACAGTCCTATGAGGAGAGGTGGTATAGGTACACTGGCTCCTATTATTGACACTATGTTGTATATCATGTACAGTTCGGAGAAGTACAGCAGTGCTAGCAGCAACACAATGACTCCGGCATCCTGATGCAATTTGCTATGGTATCTGTTATTGTCTATATTTGCCAACTTCATCCCTCCTTATTAGCTCCTGTGCATTACCGGATTTGGCCATCCCATATCGCGTTCCCAGTCATGCTCACTTTCCATGCTCTTGTACCTCCAGTTGAAGTAGAAGTACGCTACTATGTAGAACACCAGCCCAAAGATCAGATTGTAACGGTATCCCCAATTGAGTGTCGAGAGAATTATTATTGCAAGGAATATAGTAAAGTAAGCTATCCATGGCTGCAAGGGTCCTATGAACGGACGCACCTTGCTCGAATGCTGTGGGAACATTTTTCTGAACCTTATAAGAGCAAATGGGATCATGACATAGGCAACCATTCCTGATGTGATCGAGAAGGTTATAACCTGGTCAAGGAAACCACTAAATGCAAAAGCAATAGCTATAGGCATTGTAAAGATCACAGCTCTGTAAGGTGTGTAATATCTTGGGTGCACGGCTGCGAACCAGGGTGTCAGGAAATTATCCCTGGACAATGCAAACCATGACCTTGAAGAGTCACACACACATCCGTTTGCACTGGCAATACAGGTAAACAATGTACCTATGGCCAGGAACACTACCAGGAAATACATACCACTTGAAGTTGCTGCCTCATAAAGGGGATATACAGATACTCCGAGTACTGATGCGGGTATAAGGCCAGAACATAGAAACAGCGTCATACCTGCTCCAATAAGCAGAGTGATCATACCAGCCTGTTGTCCCAGTGGAACTGCCCTTGAGGGATGCTTGCATTCTTCTGCGCACATTGCCGCACCTTCTATTCCCAGATAGAACCAGGGACCGAACTGCAATGCAGCAAATATTCCCACAATCCCGTTAGGCATTGCGCCTGAGATCAATTCTGCAGGGTTCCATGGTATATTTCCTATTCCCAGGAGATTGAAGAAGAAGAACATGATTATAGCTATGAAAGCGGTCATGGTTAGCGCAAAGTTAAGAGTAAGTGCAGCCACGACTCCGCGGTAGTTGATAAATGTAAGGATCGATATCACAAGCAATGTAACTGGTAATACTTGTATCTCCGGAAAGATCGATTGGGCTATTGATGCCACGACAATTGAATCTGCAGCTTCCAAGGCAATATATTCCATGTACACGGCAAGACCAACTATGGCAGCTGCTCCTGGTCCTATGAACAATCTTGCCCAGTCATAGGGACCTCCCGCAAGTTTTGTAGCGGCTCCAAGTTCACTAGCACACAGTGCTACCATAACATACATCGTACCTGCTACAAGCAGTGCAAACAGGGAACCAAGTATACCACCCTTTGCAACTGTGAAGTTCCACCCCATATATTCTCCGACAAGCACTATGCCGACACCAAGAGCCCATACGTGATAAGGTCTCAATGTTTTTACAAGGGTGGGGGATTCTGAACTCGTTTCTTCGGTCATTGAGTTTTCCTCCTTTTATGATTTTTTAGACACTTTTACAGCATCCAGCAACACCCAACCTATCAACAAGAAATCGATGAGATAAATTGCACCATTTATCATGGTCCATGTGTCCATTTTAATATGCCTCCGCTGTTTTATATAATTAATAGATATTTCTACTTGGGCTAACCTCCATAAAAAAAAAGCCAGCGATTAATTCGCCGGCTTGGTTTTGGAGGCTTAGAACACCAGCCCCAGTCCTTCGAGCTTCTTTCTTGCTCCTTCGTAGACTTTCATGTATTCATCCGTTGGTTCGATTGTCTTGACGTTGTAGCATTCCTGGAACGTCTTGCCAGCAGGTGCTTTAGCATAGTCGTTCTCGTACATCTTGACGAGGTTGTCCAAGATCTTGTTGACCTCTGGGATCTCCATTCCGGCAGTAGCCCTTGCAGTTTCTCCCATCATCCTGGCTTCCATACCTGTGGTCTTGTCAAGTGCAACACCCTTTGCGGCTGCGACACCAGAGAGGATCTCACGTCCGGAAGCAGTGTCTGTGACGGACTGTGCTGCAGCTTCCAGCAGGCACATCTCGGTACATGGACCTGCACATGGGTAGTACTGGTTGCCTGAGAGAATGTTAGTGAACTCACTGATGGTTGCACATGTCCAGCCTGCGATCATGAGGGTTTCTCTGGTGTTGGTGGAACCCCATCTGATGTGGACAGGACCGTCAAGGTGCCAGCTTGCATTGCTCATCACCATTGCGTTGATGTGGGTTGCAATGTCCACAATTGCTGTCTCTTCTACGCCGCCGGTGTAACCACCGAATATGGGCATCTGTTCGTCCATAATGATGTTGCTGTTAGCCTGATAGTGTGCTATTACAGCAATTGCGTCCAGGTCGATCTTGAGCTCATTGAGCTGTGAGACCTCGTGACTGTCACTGCTTTTCATGCCACCGGCACAGTCTGCAGCTATATTTCCCTGAGCGGACAGGGAAGTCTCTGGTCCCTATATGCCCATACCTGGGCGGCCTGCCATAGCACATGCCTGCTTGATAAGCCTGGTTTCTGTCTTGGCTGCAAGTATTTCGTATGGGCTGCCTGGTACAGGTGACTTGCCGCGGATGGACATCATCACACCATCTACAATGGTGTCGACTTCCTTCTCAAGGGCATAGCTCATGTGTATTGGCATGAACATATCTTCGGATATTGGGGAACCAGTTGGGCCACCCTGAATAATAGGTTTCTTCTTGTCGCCGACATTTCTCTTGCTGACACGCACAGCGTCCCTGCCAGTTCCCAGCCTGAAGTCCTCGCCTGAATTCTTAATGGCATCCCAGATCTCGTCTTCAGTATACTTGACGACCCTGTGGGTGTCGGTACAGAAGATACCACATTCAAGAAGTAACTCGAAACCTGCCTTGAACAGTTTCTCCATCATGTCCTTGTCAGTGGGGACGAACTCGCCCTTGAAATCCAGACCATACTTCTGCTTAAGTTCCATTGTCTTGGATGGGAGGACCATAAGATCCCAGTCGTCCTGAGTTATCTTCTCGCCGCTCTTTGCGCGGTCATAGAAATCATAAACATCAAATGATTTTCTGTATGTCATCTACAAACCTCCTTATTTCATGATATCAATGGCTACACGGGCTGCTTCAGCTGCGTTCTCTGCTGTTGCATCAGCACCGATTTCTTTTATCCATTCCTTGGTAACAGGTGCGCCACCGAACATGCACTTTACACTGTCCCTGAGGCCTGCTTCCTTGAGCAGTATGACCACGTCTTTCTGGCCAAGCATGGAGGTTGTCATGAGTGCAGAACCTACGAGGACGACTTTATGTCCCTTGAGTTTGGCTACTTCTTCAACGACAGTCTCGTTAGGTACATCCACACCCAAATCAACGATGGTAAATCCGCTGGCACCCAGCATTGTGGACACTAACCTGTGACCTATGTCGTGAATGTCTCCTTCCTGCACAAAAGTAATTGCGGTACCTGTGCCTTCTCCCGGCTTCTCCTTTGCAAGTTCAGGGGCCAGGATTTCCATTGCGCCGTTCATGGCCTTAGCTGACATCATGATCTGAGGTAAGTAGATCTCAGCTTTCTCAAATTTTTCACCAACAATATTCATACCCAATGCAAGGCCATCGTTGATAGCATCAAATGCAGGAACACCGGCTTCAAGGGCTTCCTTTGCTGCTGCAACGCAACCATTGATGTCCTGTTTGACTATGGTGTCTCTAAGTTTGTCAAGAATTTCTTGTTTACCCATTTAAGTTCCTCCTATTGTAAATCAACTGTACTTTCAGCAATGCCATTACACGCTATGCTAATGGCTTACCTTCAGAACAGTTTATGATCAGGAAGTCATTCTGAAAACTTCCTACCCCATGATGGTATACGCTAATATATAGTATAATTTGTAGCTGCTTTTCCATAGAAGTACTAATAT
This DNA window, taken from Methanomethylovorans hollandica DSM 15978, encodes the following:
- the mtbA gene encoding methylcobamide:CoM methyltransferase MtbA — encoded protein: MSDYTPKERLARILTGQSVDRMAAISVTQTGTVEQMEACGAFWPQANEDAQLMANLGEAGHTVVGFEAVRVPFDITAEAEFFGCQIKAGTQEQQPSVVGHVVKSVDDIAKLEGYSLDHGRIGVVCEAIKILADKYGKELPIIGSMIGPFSLAQHLNGDDWFMNIFTDENLGLKLMEFSTAFSVAYAKKMVENGADTMVIIDPTASYQLIGAEFYEKFVVPFHKKLVDAMNELNVPTVLHICGDTTAGLALMESSGVNAISIDQNVDPATAVNAVKKALIVGNLDPVNVLWNKTPEFIKEKSKEVLDAGVALLAPGCGIVSKTPTVNLQAMVEMAKAHKY
- a CDS encoding desulfoferrodoxin family protein: MTDKKINKPVDPAHLTELEQKHVPMIEAPELVLTGQPFIVKVTVPHVMEQSHYIEWIKLSMHGIKLGEVNYSPSDTSTTAEFTVTIPEEVVAVKVLEQCNIHGVNVCGDCGTKSVLTDLIAVASCNVHGLWESFKRIEVMSKIQSEGKPCKWE
- a CDS encoding APC family permease codes for the protein MTEETSSESPTLVKTLRPYHVWALGVGIVLVGEYMGWNFTVAKGGILGSLFALLVAGTMYVMVALCASELGAATKLAGGPYDWARLFIGPGAAAIVGLAVYMEYIALEAADSIVVASIAQSIFPEIQVLPVTLLVISILTFINYRGVVAALTLNFALTMTAFIAIIMFFFFNLLGIGNIPWNPAELISGAMPNGIVGIFAALQFGPWFYLGIEGAAMCAEECKHPSRAVPLGQQAGMITLLIGAGMTLFLCSGLIPASVLGVSVYPLYEAATSSGMYFLVVFLAIGTLFTCIASANGCVCDSSRSWFALSRDNFLTPWFAAVHPRYYTPYRAVIFTMPIAIAFAFSGFLDQVITFSITSGMVAYVMIPFALIRFRKMFPQHSSKVRPFIGPLQPWIAYFTIFLAIIILSTLNWGYRYNLIFGLVFYIVAYFYFNWRYKSMESEHDWERDMGWPNPVMHRS
- a CDS encoding methyltransferase cognate corrinoid protein: MGKQEILDKLRDTIVKQDINGCVAAAKEALEAGVPAFDAINDGLALGMNIVGEKFEKAEIYLPQIMMSAKAMNGAMEILAPELAKEKPGEGTGTAITFVQEGDIHDIGHRLVSTMLGASGFTIVDLGVDVPNETVVEEVAKLKGHKVVLVGSALMTTSMLGQKDVVILLKEAGLRDSVKCMFGGAPVTKEWIKEIGADATAENAAEAARVAIDIMK